From the Rhodothalassiaceae bacterium genome, one window contains:
- the rplP gene encoding 50S ribosomal protein L16 gives MLQPKRTKFRKAHKGRIHGMAKGGTEVNFGAFGLKALEPARITARQIEAARRAITRHMKRAGKVWIRIFPDVPVSKKPAEVRMGKGKGSPEFWVARVKPGRIMFEVDGVPEPVARRAFELASAKLPIATKIVARRS, from the coding sequence ATGCTGCAACCGAAGCGCACGAAGTTCAGGAAGGCGCACAAGGGCCGCATCCACGGCATGGCCAAGGGCGGCACCGAGGTGAATTTCGGGGCCTTCGGCCTGAAGGCGCTGGAGCCCGCGCGGATCACCGCCCGCCAGATCGAGGCGGCGCGGCGCGCCATCACGCGCCACATGAAGCGCGCCGGCAAGGTGTGGATCCGGATCTTCCCGGACGTGCCGGTTTCGAAGAAGCCGGCCGAGGTGCGCATGGGCAAGGGCAAGGGCTCGCCGGAGTTCTGGGTCGCCCGGGTGAAGCCGGGGCGGATCATGTTCGAGGTCGACGGCGTGCCCGAGCCGGTGGCCCGGCGCGCCTTCGAGCTGGCGTCGGCGAAGCTGCCGATCGCGACCAAGATCGTCGCGCGGCGGTCGTGA
- the tuf1 gene encoding elongation factor Tu 1 yields the protein MSKAKFERTKPHVNVGTIGHVDHGKTTLTAAITKVLAEQGKAQFVDYAKIDKAPEERERGITISTAHVEYETDKRHYAHVDCPGHADYVKNMITGAAQMDGAILVVSAADGPMPQTREHILLARQVGVPAIVVFLNKVDQVDDPELLELVELEVRELLSQYGFPGDEIPIIAGSALAALEGRDPEIGAQKVLELMNAVDEYIPTPERPKDKPFLMPIEDVFSISGRGTVVTGRVEQGVVKVGDEVEIVGIRPTRKTVVTGVEMFRKILDQGEAGDNIGALLRGVGRDEVERGQVLAQPGSITPHTKFKAETYVLTKEEGGRHTPFFNNYRPQFYFRTTDVTGTVKLPEGVEMVMPGDNVELEVELISPIAMDEGLRFAIREGGRTVGAGVVSKIIE from the coding sequence ATGTCCAAGGCGAAGTTTGAGCGGACGAAGCCGCATGTGAACGTGGGGACGATTGGTCACGTGGACCATGGGAAGACGACGCTGACGGCGGCGATCACGAAGGTGTTGGCGGAGCAGGGCAAGGCGCAGTTCGTGGACTATGCGAAGATTGACAAGGCGCCGGAGGAGCGCGAGCGGGGGATCACGATATCGACGGCGCATGTGGAGTACGAGACGGACAAGCGGCATTACGCGCATGTCGACTGCCCGGGTCATGCGGACTATGTGAAGAACATGATCACGGGTGCGGCGCAGATGGACGGAGCGATTCTGGTGGTGTCTGCGGCGGATGGTCCGATGCCGCAGACGCGCGAGCACATCTTGCTGGCGCGTCAGGTGGGTGTGCCGGCGATCGTGGTGTTCTTGAACAAGGTGGACCAGGTGGACGATCCGGAGCTTCTGGAGCTGGTGGAGCTGGAGGTCCGGGAGCTTTTGAGCCAGTACGGTTTTCCGGGCGACGAGATTCCGATCATTGCGGGTTCGGCGCTGGCGGCGCTGGAGGGGCGTGATCCGGAGATCGGGGCGCAGAAGGTGCTGGAGCTGATGAATGCGGTGGACGAGTACATTCCGACGCCGGAGCGTCCGAAGGACAAGCCGTTCCTGATGCCGATCGAGGACGTGTTCTCGATTTCGGGACGCGGGACGGTGGTGACGGGCCGCGTGGAGCAGGGCGTGGTCAAGGTCGGCGACGAGGTGGAGATCGTGGGCATCCGTCCGACCCGCAAGACGGTGGTGACGGGTGTGGAGATGTTCCGCAAGATCCTGGACCAGGGCGAGGCGGGCGACAACATCGGCGCGCTGCTGCGCGGTGTGGGCCGCGACGAGGTGGAGCGCGGTCAGGTTCTGGCGCAGCCCGGATCGATCACGCCGCACACGAAGTTCAAGGCGGAGACCTATGTGCTGACGAAGGAGGAGGGCGGCCGGCACACGCCGTTCTTCAACAACTACCGTCCGCAGTTCTACTTCCGGACGACGGACGTGACGGGCACGGTGAAGCTGCCGGAGGGCGTGGAGATGGTGATGCCGGGCGACAATGTGGAGCTCGAGGTCGAGCTCATCAGCCCGATCGCCATGGACGAGGGCCTCAGGTTCGCCATCCGCGAAGGCGGCCGCACCGTCGGCGCAGGCGTCGTCTCCAAAATCATCGAGTAG
- the rplV gene encoding 50S ribosomal protein L22, translated as MGKPKNPRRVAENEAYAVGNMLRGSPRRFNLVAQMIRGLPVDKALVQLEFCRRKAARDVKKVLQSAIANAENNHGLDIDQLVVAEASVGKALVMKRWRPRARGRVGRILKPFSRVRIVVREVREQ; from the coding sequence ATGGGCAAGCCCAAGAATCCGCGCCGCGTGGCGGAGAACGAGGCCTATGCCGTGGGCAACATGCTGCGCGGCTCGCCGCGCCGGTTCAACCTGGTCGCCCAGATGATCCGCGGGCTGCCGGTGGACAAGGCGCTCGTGCAGCTCGAGTTCTGCCGGCGCAAGGCGGCACGGGACGTGAAAAAGGTGCTGCAGTCGGCGATCGCGAACGCCGAGAACAACCACGGGCTGGACATCGATCAGCTCGTTGTCGCGGAGGCGAGCGTCGGCAAGGCGCTGGTGATGAAGCGCTGGCGGCCGCGGGCGCGCGGGCGTGTGGGCCGGATCCTGAAGCCCTTCAGCCGGGTGCGGATCGTGGTGCGTGAAGTGCGGGAGCAGTAG
- the rplB gene encoding 50S ribosomal protein L2 translates to MALKSYKPVTPSQRGLVLVDRSHLWKGDPVKKLTEGLTKSGGRNNFGHITARRRGGGHKRLYRKVDFRRRKWGVEATVERIEYDPNRTAFIALIRYDDGELSYIIAPQRLAPGAKVIAAEHVDIKPGNASPIGNMPVGTIVHNIELKPGGGGKVARAAGTFAQIVGRDQGYVIIRLASGEQRKVPNACMATVGAVSNPDKKNEVLAKAGRNRWKGRRPAVRGVAMNPVDHPHGGGEGRTSGGRHPVTPWGKPTKGKKTRHNRASDKYIVRSRHDAKKR, encoded by the coding sequence ATGGCGCTCAAGAGCTACAAACCGGTCACTCCCTCCCAGCGCGGGCTCGTGCTGGTGGACCGCTCGCATCTGTGGAAGGGCGATCCCGTCAAGAAGCTGACGGAGGGCCTGACGAAGTCCGGCGGCCGGAACAATTTCGGACACATCACGGCGCGCCGGCGCGGCGGCGGCCACAAGCGGCTGTATCGCAAGGTGGATTTCCGCCGGCGCAAGTGGGGCGTGGAGGCGACCGTCGAGCGCATCGAGTACGATCCCAACCGCACGGCCTTCATCGCGCTCATCCGCTATGACGACGGCGAGCTGAGCTACATCATCGCCCCGCAGCGGCTGGCGCCGGGCGCGAAGGTGATCGCGGCCGAGCATGTGGACATCAAGCCGGGCAATGCCTCGCCCATCGGCAACATGCCGGTCGGCACCATCGTCCACAACATCGAGCTCAAGCCGGGCGGCGGCGGCAAGGTCGCGCGCGCGGCCGGGACCTTCGCCCAGATCGTCGGCCGCGACCAGGGCTACGTGATCATCCGCCTCGCCTCCGGCGAGCAGCGCAAGGTGCCGAACGCCTGCATGGCCACGGTGGGTGCGGTCTCGAACCCGGACAAGAAGAACGAGGTGCTGGCGAAGGCGGGCCGCAACCGGTGGAAGGGCCGCCGGCCGGCGGTGCGCGGCGTGGCGATGAACCCGGTGGACCATCCGCACGGCGGCGGCGAGGGGCGCACCTCCGGCGGCCGTCATCCGGTGACGCCGTGGGGCAAGCCGACCAAGGGCAAGAAGACCCGGCACAACCGCGCGAGCGACAAGTACATCGTGCGTTCGCGGCACGATGCGAAGAAGCGCTAG
- the rpsJ gene encoding 30S ribosomal protein S10 produces the protein MDTQSIRIRLKAFDHRILDQAANEIAGTARRTGALVRGPIPLPTRIQRFTVNRSPHIDKESMEQFEMRTHKRVLDIIDPTPQTVDALMKLDLSPGVDVEIKLQG, from the coding sequence ATGGATACGCAGAGCATTCGTATCCGCCTGAAGGCGTTCGATCACCGCATTCTCGATCAGGCGGCCAACGAGATCGCGGGAACGGCCCGCCGGACCGGCGCGCTGGTGAGGGGGCCGATTCCCCTTCCCACCCGCATCCAGCGGTTCACGGTCAACCGCTCGCCGCACATCGACAAGGAGTCGATGGAGCAGTTCGAGATGCGCACCCACAAGCGCGTCCTCGACATCATCGATCCGACGCCGCAGACGGTCGACGCGCTGATGAAGCTCGACCTGTCGCCCGGCGTGGACGTGGAAATCAAGCTGCAGGGATGA
- the rplD gene encoding 50S ribosomal protein L4 produces MKADVLTWDAKKAGSIELDDAIFGLEPRADILHRVVVWQLAKRRAGTHAVKFRSDVRATNRKMYRQKGTGRARHGSRRVNIFRGGGRAFGPIPRDHAIKLPKKVRALGLRHALSDKAREGRLIVVETAKLEKGKTRELKDKLAKLGLTSALIIDGEAVDEAFKRAAANLPQVKVLPTIGANVYDILRHETLVLTKAAVDKLKERLS; encoded by the coding sequence ATGAAGGCCGATGTCCTGACATGGGATGCGAAGAAGGCCGGCAGCATCGAGCTCGATGACGCGATCTTCGGGCTGGAGCCGCGCGCCGACATTCTGCATCGCGTCGTGGTCTGGCAGCTCGCCAAGCGCCGCGCCGGCACGCACGCCGTGAAATTCCGCTCCGACGTGCGGGCGACGAACAGGAAGATGTACCGGCAGAAGGGCACGGGGCGCGCGCGGCATGGCAGCCGGCGGGTCAACATCTTCCGCGGGGGCGGGCGCGCATTCGGGCCGATTCCGCGCGACCACGCGATCAAGCTGCCGAAGAAGGTGCGGGCGCTCGGCCTCAGGCATGCGCTCTCCGACAAGGCGCGCGAGGGGCGGCTCATCGTGGTCGAGACGGCGAAGCTGGAGAAGGGCAAGACCCGCGAGCTCAAGGACAAGCTGGCGAAGCTGGGGCTCACCAGCGCGCTGATCATCGACGGCGAGGCGGTGGACGAGGCGTTCAAGCGCGCGGCGGCCAACCTGCCGCAGGTCAAGGTGCTGCCGACGATCGGCGCCAATGTCTACGACATCCTGCGTCACGAGACGCTGGTGCTGACGAAGGCGGCGGTGGACAAGCTCAAGGAGCGGCTCTCATGA
- the rpsS gene encoding 30S ribosomal protein S19 produces MARSVWKGPFVELSLLKKAEAMQASGNKQVIKTWSRRSTIVPQFVGLTFNVYNGRKFVPVYVTEEMVGHKLGEFAPTRTFYGHGADKKAKRS; encoded by the coding sequence ATGGCGCGTTCAGTCTGGAAGGGTCCGTTCGTCGAGCTGTCTCTGCTGAAGAAGGCGGAGGCGATGCAGGCGTCCGGCAACAAGCAGGTCATCAAGACCTGGTCGAGGCGTTCGACGATCGTTCCGCAGTTCGTGGGGCTGACCTTCAATGTCTACAACGGGCGCAAGTTCGTGCCGGTCTACGTGACCGAGGAGATGGTCGGCCACAAGCTGGGCGAGTTCGCGCCCACCCGCACCTTCTACGGCCATGGTGCGGACAAGAAGGCGAAGAGGAGTTAA
- the rpsC gene encoding 30S ribosomal protein S3 → MGQKVNPIGLRLGINRTWDSRWYADSPDYGRLLQEDLKIRRFLEERLKQAAVSKVVVERLAKKPRVTVYSARPGVVIGKRGADIEQLRQELKKMTGEETALNIVEIRKPEVDARLVAEGIAQQLERRVSFRRAMKRAVQAAMRLGAQGIRVNVSGRLGGAEIARMEWYREGRVPLHTLRADIDYGFALARTAYGAIGVKVWVFRGEIMEHDPMAHEKRMLEFQTAAAGSWR, encoded by the coding sequence ATGGGTCAGAAGGTTAATCCCATCGGTCTGAGGCTCGGCATCAACCGCACCTGGGATTCGCGCTGGTATGCGGACAGCCCGGACTACGGCAGGCTCCTGCAGGAGGATCTGAAGATCCGCCGCTTTCTCGAGGAGCGGCTGAAGCAGGCGGCGGTGAGCAAGGTCGTCGTGGAGCGCCTTGCCAAGAAGCCGCGGGTGACGGTGTATTCCGCGCGCCCGGGCGTGGTGATCGGCAAGCGCGGCGCGGACATCGAGCAGCTCCGTCAGGAGCTGAAGAAGATGACCGGCGAGGAGACCGCCCTCAACATCGTCGAGATCAGGAAGCCCGAGGTGGATGCGCGCCTCGTCGCCGAGGGCATCGCGCAGCAGCTGGAGCGGCGCGTGTCCTTCCGCCGCGCGATGAAGCGGGCGGTGCAGGCCGCCATGCGGCTCGGCGCGCAGGGCATCCGGGTCAATGTCTCGGGCCGGCTGGGCGGCGCGGAAATCGCGCGCATGGAGTGGTATCGCGAGGGCCGCGTGCCGCTGCACACCCTGCGCGCGGACATCGACTACGGCTTTGCGCTGGCCCGCACGGCCTATGGCGCGATCGGGGTGAAGGTCTGGGTGTTCCGCGGCGAGATCATGGAGCACGACCCGATGGCGCATGAGAAGCGGATGCTGGAGTTCCAGACCGCGGCCGCGGGGTCGTGGCGGTAA
- the rplW gene encoding 50S ribosomal protein L23, which produces MSKAEPKLKAYDIILRPVITEKATLGSEHNQVTFVVAKHATKPEIKEAVESLFKVKVKKVNTLNQKGKVKRFRGITGRRADIKKAIVTLEEGHHIDVTAGV; this is translated from the coding sequence ATGAGCAAGGCGGAGCCGAAGCTGAAGGCCTACGACATCATCCTGCGCCCGGTGATCACCGAGAAGGCGACGCTGGGTTCGGAACACAACCAGGTCACCTTCGTGGTGGCGAAGCATGCCACGAAGCCGGAGATCAAGGAGGCGGTGGAAAGCCTGTTCAAGGTCAAGGTGAAGAAGGTCAACACCTTGAACCAGAAGGGCAAGGTCAAGCGCTTCCGCGGGATCACGGGCCGGCGGGCGGACATCAAGAAGGCGATCGTGACCCTCGAGGAGGGCCACCACATCGATGTGACGGCAGGGGTCTGA
- the rplC gene encoding 50S ribosomal protein L3, whose translation MRTGVIAKKLGMTRVFDADGRHVPVTVLKLEECQVVAQRTEERDGYVALQLGAGRAKAKRTTAPMRGHYARAGVPPKRVLAEFRVDPDHLVEVGAEITADHFVPGQFVDAIGTSKGKGFAGAMKRWNFGGLRASHGVSISHRSHGSTGNRQDPGRVFKGKKMAGHLGDERVTVLNLQVVDVRPDDGLILVRGAIPGAKGSWILLRDAVKRPLPETAPHPAAFRRLENAPGAPAQDAGEAPAEGEGAPAADAGETAEDRNG comes from the coding sequence ATGCGCACGGGTGTGATTGCAAAGAAACTGGGCATGACCCGCGTCTTCGACGCCGATGGTCGTCACGTGCCCGTGACGGTCCTGAAGCTGGAGGAGTGCCAGGTCGTGGCCCAGCGCACCGAGGAGCGGGACGGCTATGTCGCCCTGCAGCTGGGTGCGGGGCGCGCGAAGGCCAAGCGCACGACGGCGCCGATGCGCGGCCATTACGCCAGGGCGGGCGTGCCGCCCAAGCGCGTGCTCGCCGAGTTCCGGGTGGATCCGGATCATCTCGTCGAGGTGGGCGCCGAGATCACGGCGGACCACTTCGTGCCGGGCCAGTTCGTGGACGCCATCGGCACCTCCAAGGGCAAGGGGTTCGCGGGCGCGATGAAGCGCTGGAACTTCGGCGGTCTGCGCGCCAGCCACGGCGTGTCGATCTCGCACAGAAGCCACGGCTCGACCGGCAACCGGCAGGATCCGGGCCGCGTCTTCAAGGGCAAGAAGATGGCCGGCCATCTCGGCGACGAGCGGGTGACGGTCCTCAATCTGCAGGTGGTGGACGTGCGCCCGGATGACGGGCTGATCCTCGTGCGCGGGGCAATTCCGGGGGCGAAGGGCTCCTGGATCCTGCTGCGCGATGCGGTCAAGAGGCCGCTGCCCGAGACGGCGCCGCATCCGGCCGCCTTCCGCAGGCTCGAGAACGCGCCCGGGGCCCCGGCGCAGGACGCCGGCGAGGCGCCGGCGGAAGGCGAGGGGGCGCCGGCGGCGGATGCCGGTGAGACGGCTGAAGACAGGAATGGATGA
- the rpmC gene encoding 50S ribosomal protein L29, with protein sequence MKAADLRLKTRDELIALLRDLKRERLNLRFQQAAGQLEKPSRIKEVRRDIARILTILNERARKGDAGKAA encoded by the coding sequence ATGAAGGCGGCGGATCTGAGGCTGAAGACGCGCGACGAGCTGATCGCGCTGTTGCGGGATCTCAAGCGCGAGCGGCTGAATCTGCGGTTCCAGCAGGCGGCCGGCCAGCTGGAGAAGCCTTCACGGATCAAGGAGGTGCGGCGCGACATCGCGCGCATCCTCACGATCCTGAACGAGCGCGCGCGCAAGGGCGATGCCGGCAAGGCGGCCTGA